A single Micromonospora sp. CCTCC AA 2012012 DNA region contains:
- a CDS encoding FAD-dependent oxidoreductase encodes MTDHTHHRAVVVGASIGGLLAARVLSEGFASVTVVDRDRLPGLEIGRRGVPQGHHPHALLARGREILDELFPGLTADLVARGAVPVDVQNDVRSYHDGWRLRQAPSDLHGVSVSRPALEEYLRSRVAALPGVVLRAESEVTGLLADDTRSRVTGVRVRGSASGAVELPADLVVDATGRGNRGATWLTELGYEPAPQDEVETNVVYASRDYRRGPSDSDVAGIVVGPTIAVPRGGVALAAEGDRWMVTLYGMGEDLPPADHEGFTDFAARLPVPELHQLLQKVEPVSAIRRMRIPTSIRRRYERLDRFPDGLIVFGDALCQFNPTYAQGMTVAASEAVELRESLRDGDRDLANRFFRRTARVVDVAWNMSTGADLRFPSVRGHRPPRVRFVNAYAARVQAAAAVDPVVGNAFLSVANLTAPPQKLFSLGILARVLRTGRPASATPVADTSLAARP; translated from the coding sequence ATGACTGACCACACGCACCACCGCGCCGTCGTCGTCGGCGCGAGCATCGGCGGGCTGCTCGCAGCCCGCGTCCTGAGCGAGGGCTTCGCCTCGGTCACCGTCGTCGACCGGGACAGGCTGCCCGGCCTCGAGATCGGGCGTCGTGGGGTACCCCAGGGTCACCACCCACACGCCCTGCTCGCCAGAGGCCGCGAGATCCTCGACGAACTCTTCCCCGGGTTGACTGCGGACCTGGTCGCGCGTGGCGCCGTACCGGTCGACGTGCAGAACGACGTCCGATCGTACCACGACGGGTGGCGGCTGCGGCAGGCGCCCTCTGACCTGCACGGGGTGTCGGTGAGCCGGCCAGCCCTGGAGGAGTACCTGCGTTCCCGGGTCGCCGCGCTGCCGGGCGTGGTGCTCAGAGCCGAGTCTGAGGTGACGGGCCTGCTGGCCGACGACACCCGGTCCCGCGTCACCGGGGTACGCGTGCGGGGTTCCGCATCCGGCGCGGTGGAGTTGCCCGCCGACCTGGTGGTGGACGCGACCGGGCGCGGCAACCGCGGCGCGACCTGGCTGACCGAGCTCGGGTACGAACCGGCGCCGCAGGACGAGGTCGAGACGAACGTGGTGTACGCCTCGCGGGACTACCGTCGAGGTCCGTCCGACAGCGACGTCGCCGGCATCGTGGTCGGCCCGACGATCGCTGTGCCTCGCGGCGGCGTTGCCCTGGCTGCCGAAGGCGACCGGTGGATGGTGACCCTTTACGGCATGGGCGAGGACTTGCCTCCGGCCGATCACGAGGGCTTCACCGACTTCGCCGCGCGACTGCCGGTACCGGAGCTCCACCAGCTGCTCCAAAAGGTCGAGCCCGTCAGTGCGATACGCCGGATGCGGATCCCGACGAGCATCCGGCGCCGGTACGAGCGGCTGGACCGGTTCCCGGACGGGCTCATCGTCTTCGGGGACGCCCTGTGCCAGTTCAATCCGACGTACGCGCAGGGCATGACGGTGGCGGCGAGCGAGGCCGTCGAGCTGCGGGAGTCGCTGCGGGACGGAGACCGTGACCTGGCGAATCGGTTCTTCCGCCGAACCGCCCGAGTGGTGGACGTCGCGTGGAACATGTCGACCGGTGCCGACCTGCGCTTCCCGTCGGTACGAGGACATCGCCCCCCGCGGGTGCGATTTGTCAACGCGTACGCGGCCCGGGTGCAGGCGGCTGCCGCGGTCGACCCGGTCGTCGGCAACGCATTCCTCAGCGTCGCCAACCTGACCGCTCCACCGCAGAAGCTCTTCTCCCTCGGCATCCTGGCGCGAGTCCTGCGGACCGGCCGTCCCGCATCCGCCACGCCGGTCGCTGACACGTCTCTGGCGGCGCGGCCCTGA